Proteins from one Nyctibius grandis isolate bNycGra1 chromosome 2, bNycGra1.pri, whole genome shotgun sequence genomic window:
- the GGACT gene encoding gamma-glutamylaminecyclotransferase, with protein MARVFVYGTLKKGQPNYKYMINTAKGLAKFQGRGRTVEKYPLVIAGKYNIPYMLNIPGTGHHVAGEIYSVDDQMLQFLDEFEGCPDMYQRTLMRIEVVEWEGKGGTGEARADAEGVMECFVYSTMTYPPEWVGLPYHDSYDCYGKHGLSYVLRESRD; from the coding sequence ATGGCTCGTGTCTTCGTCTACGGCACGCTGAAGAAGGGCCAGCCCAACTACAAGTACATGATCAACACGGCCAAGGGGCTAGCGAAATTCCAAGGAAGGGGCCGCACGGTGGAGAAGTACCCACTGGTGATTGCAGGAAAATACAACATTCCTTACATGCTGAACATCCCGGGGACAGGACACCACGTTGCTGGGGAGATTTACTCAGTTGATGACCAGATGCTGCAGTTCCTGGATGAGTTTGAAGGCTGCCCAGACATGTACCAGCGTACCCTGATGAGAATCGAGGTGGTggagtgggaagggaagggcgGCACGGGTGAGGCGCGGGCAGATGCCGAAGGTGTCATGGAGTGCTTTGTGTACAGCACGATGACGTACCCGCCCGAGTGGGTCGGCCTCCCCTACCATGACAGTTACGACTGCTATGGGAAACACGGCCTCTCCTATGTCCTACGCGAAAGCCGGGATTAG